The following proteins are co-located in the Panthera uncia isolate 11264 chromosome F1, Puncia_PCG_1.0, whole genome shotgun sequence genome:
- the KLHDC9 gene encoding kelch domain-containing protein 9 isoform X1 — MALAGPPGGSGWTWRPVARDALLARAFHSCTELRGRFYLVGGLPAGGATEPSGDTVVFDPAGGQAVRLGTRGGPRRSHHDAAPVGGRWLCVVGGWDGSRRVATVAALDTERGAWEAWSAAPGSRPPAGLSSHTCTRVSDRELRVAGREGGTRTQRRYGSVYTLRLDPGARTYSYKEEGCHTASRSGHCAALLQTPGPRPGHQLLLFGGCNSAEPEVAGHWSHGKLGEEPPAAPRLREQLARLVSTGQGSRQGPRGLRHHSCSVVGPFAVLFGGETLTRARDTICNDLYIYDTRRSPPSWFHFPCADQGLKRVGHRTCLWNDQLYLVGGFGEDGRTPSPQVCILDLFI; from the exons atGGCGCTGGCGGGGCCCCCGGGGGGCTCGGGCTGGACCTGGCGGCCGGTGGCCCGGGACGCGCTCCTGGCGCGGGCCTTCCATTCCTGCACTGAGCTGCGAGGACGCTTCTACCTGGTGGGGGGCCTCCCGGCCGGAGGGGCGACGGAGCCGAGCGGCGACACGGTGGTCTTCGACCCGGCGGGGGGCCAGGCCGTACGGCTGGGGACCCGGGGCGGCCCGCGGCGCAGCCACCACGACGCGGCGCCGGTGGGCGGGCGCTGGCTCTGCGTGGTGGGCGGCTGGGACGGGTCGCGCCGCGTGGCCACCGTAGCCGCGCTGGACACGGAGCGCGGAGCGTGGGAGGCGTGGAGCGCGGCCCCCGGCAGCCGCCCCCCCGCCGGCCTCAGCAGCCACACCTGTACCCGCGTCTCCGACCGCGAGCTGCGGGTGGCGGGCCGGGAGGGCGGGACCCGCACCCAGCGTCGCTACGGCAGCGTCTACACGCTACGGCTGGACCCCGGCGCCCGCACCTACAG CTATAAGGAAGAGGGCTGTCACACAGCCTCACGCTCGGGTCACTGCGCTGCCCTGCTCCAAACTCCCGGGCCCCGCCCAGGCCACCAGCTCCTGCTCTTTGGGGGCTGCAACTCGGCTGAACCAGAAGTAGCCGGGCACTGGAGTCACGGGAAGCTTGGG GAGGAACCACCTGCTGCCCCCCGTCTGAGGGAGCAGCTTGCCAGGCTTGTGAGCACTGGGCAGGGGTCCCGGCAGGGGCCCCGGGGCCTGCGGCATCACTCGTGTTCCGTGGTGGGGCCCTTTGCCGTGCTGTTTGGCGGAGAAACTCTGACCAGAGCCAGAGACACCATCTGCAATGACCTGTACATCTATGACACCC GCAGGTCCCCTCCTTCGTGGTTCCACTTCCCCTGCGCAGACCAAGGGCTGAAGCGCGTGGGCCATCGCACCTGCCTTTGGAATGACCAGCTTTACCTGGTTGGGGGTTTCGGTGAGGATGGCAGGACGCCTAGTCCACAGGTTTGCATCCTGGACCTTTTTATCTAA
- the KLHDC9 gene encoding kelch domain-containing protein 9 isoform X2 — translation MALAGPPGGSGWTWRPVARDALLARAFHSCTELRGRFYLVGGLPAGGATEPSGDTVVFDPAGGQAVRLGTRGGPRRSHHDAAPVGGRWLCVVGGWDGSRRVATVAALDTERGAWEAWSAAPGSRPPAGLSSHTCTRVSDRELRVAGREGGTRTQRRYGSVYTLRLDPGARTYSYKEEGCHTASRSGHCAALLQTPGPRPGHQLLLFGGCNSAEPEVAGHWSHGKLGEEPPAAPRLREQLARLVSTGQGSRQGPRGLRHHSCSVVGPFAVLFGGETLTRARDTICNDLYIYDTRPLLRGSTSPAQTKG, via the exons atGGCGCTGGCGGGGCCCCCGGGGGGCTCGGGCTGGACCTGGCGGCCGGTGGCCCGGGACGCGCTCCTGGCGCGGGCCTTCCATTCCTGCACTGAGCTGCGAGGACGCTTCTACCTGGTGGGGGGCCTCCCGGCCGGAGGGGCGACGGAGCCGAGCGGCGACACGGTGGTCTTCGACCCGGCGGGGGGCCAGGCCGTACGGCTGGGGACCCGGGGCGGCCCGCGGCGCAGCCACCACGACGCGGCGCCGGTGGGCGGGCGCTGGCTCTGCGTGGTGGGCGGCTGGGACGGGTCGCGCCGCGTGGCCACCGTAGCCGCGCTGGACACGGAGCGCGGAGCGTGGGAGGCGTGGAGCGCGGCCCCCGGCAGCCGCCCCCCCGCCGGCCTCAGCAGCCACACCTGTACCCGCGTCTCCGACCGCGAGCTGCGGGTGGCGGGCCGGGAGGGCGGGACCCGCACCCAGCGTCGCTACGGCAGCGTCTACACGCTACGGCTGGACCCCGGCGCCCGCACCTACAG CTATAAGGAAGAGGGCTGTCACACAGCCTCACGCTCGGGTCACTGCGCTGCCCTGCTCCAAACTCCCGGGCCCCGCCCAGGCCACCAGCTCCTGCTCTTTGGGGGCTGCAACTCGGCTGAACCAGAAGTAGCCGGGCACTGGAGTCACGGGAAGCTTGGG GAGGAACCACCTGCTGCCCCCCGTCTGAGGGAGCAGCTTGCCAGGCTTGTGAGCACTGGGCAGGGGTCCCGGCAGGGGCCCCGGGGCCTGCGGCATCACTCGTGTTCCGTGGTGGGGCCCTTTGCCGTGCTGTTTGGCGGAGAAACTCTGACCAGAGCCAGAGACACCATCTGCAATGACCTGTACATCTATGACACCC GTCCCCTCCTTCGTGGTTCCACTTCCCCTGCGCAGACCAAGGGCTGA